TAGGCAGGGTGCACCTTTTCTACGTATGCCGAAACTACGGGGAAGTCGACTGTGCCTTTTACCGTTTcggggtcagttttgcctttcgccTTTTTTggcgggtcaataaaataaattaccagttgactactaaggttcgttagtggaggcgcaatggcccagtggttagggcagcggactcgcggtcataggattgcggtttcgattcacagatcgggcgttgtgagtatttattgagcgaaaacacctaaaagctccacgaggctccggcagcggatggtggtgatccctgctgtactctttcaccacaactttctctcactcttacttcctgtttctgttgtacctgtatttcaaggggccggccttgtcactctctgtgtcacgctgaatatccccgagaactacgttaagggtgcacgtgtctgtggagtattcagccacttacacgctaatttcacgagcaggctgttccgttgattcggatcaaccggaaccctcgtcatcgtaaccgacggagtgcttccatccactgaGGTTCGTGTAATCGACTTAGGCACCCCCCCTCTcctcaccgaaattgctggccttgtgacaaaaggtgaaatgaatatttcatacgcatgcgcactaaaCATATATCCGCCTCATTCCTGAAATCTCTGAAATCCGCCTCATTCCTGAAATCTCTGATGCCAGAATTTCTCTCAATTCACTCCCaaacacatttataatacatttctCAACCACCTGAAGCACttctaacaacaacaccatcctttataaagacatttccgtaagtattaaacaacgAAATCGTTTAATCTTTCAATACTTTGGTGTTTTAGATGTCCTTTGATGCGtgcgacatttggctgctatttctagctatggcggCAACCTCCTACACGCTCCATCGTTTCCCCATGTGTTTTTCCCACCCCCTACGAATCCCGATCTTGTCTCcaatgagtgtagcgggtgctttttacgtgccaccggcccgggggccagtcggggctggcagcggacacgaacggatggtgcttttacgtgccaccggggcGGGgccggcaacgaccacgatcggatggttcgcttaaccactgCTGCaacttccactgatgttgatcgacctcgattttggttctgctttctgatatctgatttcatttcctttgattttgattgttctcaccgtgtgtgtgtgtgtgtactctttactcttttactttttaatcgagcaactcgaccccgggacttatacttttggaagcccagtacttattctatgggtctcttttgccgaagcgccaagtaacggggacataaacacaccagcatcggttatcaagcaatgctaggggacaaacacaaacacacacacatacatatatatatatatatatatatataaaatattattagagacaaaaccactattttgcaaaacaaacaaggaaagacttaatcaatacataaaattttaaaacttcataatttgtaactgacttgtaaattggaagtccacctgtagattgtcgatcaagacaagaaacgattgtagtggcggtttttttgactatttattaaaattttatgtattgattaagtctttccttgtttgttttgcaaaatagtggttttgtctctaataatattttataatattttactataaaattggatttaatcctaaatctgattttttcccctgtaaatttggatttattccctaatatttattatatatatatatatatatatatatatatacatatacggtacTTGTCAAGTGTAGTGGTCCCGGTAAcgcacacgcgaattcgcgcgcgcgcgccagACGCAAGTACTCGATACTCAAGATCCTACGAGGTGAGTTGCGCGATTCGCGCATGCGCATCCCCCCCCCCGATGGTGGTGtgaggttctaattttttttatgatcTCTTTGCCCCCCTAGATGGAGGTGTGGTGGGGAGACAGATGAAAGATGTCTCATTCTctactatatacgtatatatatatatatatatatatatatatatatatatatatgtatatatttcttaaacctacacgatatagtctataaattttggatgtttttgaaagataatatattttgtcatcagaatatatatactttctcacactacaattaagatatatttattttaaatcgttcatcttttccCGTGACAACAAAAATTGGGCGcgaaaatttttctaaatattagcGGAATGAACAACTGAGATAAAGAGGGGGCAAagagagatcagaaaaaaaaattagaacctcacaccaccaccgccgccgcgtaattcaaagttgttcattttgatatgtCTCAAGAGACATGATGgacttttaaatggagattgagaaaaattgtttcaattagaaaagcaacatttctagaaaatagtaaattgaagtgtgaacacagcaccttacagagtataagtatatgacatttatttttaaaatttaacttcatttgttttatattctaaataatttgcaatttcaaaaaatatattaattttgcgttttttaatttgataaattctacggaataattttgcgcattttttgataaattctacggaaagaatttagtgcgaaaaatttatacatttatacacaaagacctgttgaggcaagcgaagttgatatcgaacctcatcccacgacaggcacccatgccaaccccctttgcttgcgaagacatgttggggcaagtgtggcacctggcagatgccaggacccctggactggtggtacgtaaaaagcactatccgaatcgtggccgatgccagagccgcctcgactggcaccaatccgaccgtggccgttgccagcctcgcctggcacctgtgcgggtggcatgtaaaaagcacccactacactctcggagtggttggcgttaggaagggcattcagctgtagaaacattgccagataagactgaagtctggtgcagccttctggcttcccagatccccggtcgaaccgtccaacccatgctggcatggagaacggacgttaaacgatgatgatgatgagaagaaattaattcattaagtttaccaaattatatacgtctgtaaaaaaaaaaaaaaggttcacaaattatatacgttcgcatttgtgtaaaaaaattattattcaagttttataaattatttactttgttcaaaaaatattattaatattaattaattttcaagaattatttaatttatataattaattcattaattttattctgtaaaatagtaattaattcatttatctgtaaatccgcgaggaaagcgactatgtaatttttttgtgtaaaattgaaaatgttatatatacacacacacacacatatatatttttagtgaaatccaacacctttttgTCTTAAAAAGCAGAAAGGTATCTAAAAAATCcgtatttttttttgggggggggggttaacgcgcatgcgcaagtcacctcgtaggatctcgagtatcgagtacgTAGGTCTGGCGTgcgcgcgcgaattcgcgtgtgcgaAACCGGGACCACTACACTTGAcaagtacctatatatacatatatacgacgggcttctttcagtttccgtctaccaaatccactcacaaggctttggtcggcctgaggatatagtagaagacattgcccaaagtgccatgcaatgggactgaacccggaaccatgtggttggtaaacaagctacttaccacacagccactcctgtgccttgcctgtatatttattttaaatgtgaaTGTGTAATTGGAGTTTACAAATATGTTAGCTTCACATaagatgtaaattttaataaacttaAAATTCTGTTGTTCaggtaaatgtttatttctacagtttatctttatggaaatgttgaatcagagtttttaagtagcctctatatcttacactgttgtttctacattctttcagaatatcagatgacattggcataactgaagatacattctcattatttatcatcttttaaagaccaaaatattgtacagaacagaTGTATAAGATTGTTTCTGAAAATGTGTCGTAGAATTCCACTTTGAAATGTGTTCTTAGCAAACTTTCTGGACTTCACTGGCTGGAGTGTCTACAAGATGTGTCTGTGTGGAATttaaacttggataaatttactggacagaaatacagcagttgaaatatttgtaaacaaaacagTGTAGAggcaaagagaaggaaaaaatatatctattgtgattttcaaagaaataaaatggaaaatagtgAGGAACCGAAGGATTTGACTTTTCTAGAAGACAAAGTGAAGAAGAGACGTATATTGTCACATAAACGTGATGTCTGTAAAAAGTCCTTCTCTGAAAAGGGTAACTTGAATAAGCagaaatgtattcatacaggtgaaaagccatttcactgtgacatttgtggtaaatcattctctacaaaTAGCAAATTgactatacacaaacgtattcatacaggagagatgccatttcactgtgaaatctgtggtaaatcattctctcaaaaaatggAGTTGATTTCACACCAacggttcatacaggagagaagccatttcactgtgacatctgtggtaaatcgttctctcacAGTAGTACTTTAACtgatcataaacgtattcacacaggagagacaccatattcttgtaatatctgcagtaaatcattttcTAGCAGCAGTTCTTTGACTGCTCacagacgtgttcatacaggagagaaaccatatcactgtgacatctgcaacAAATCTTTTTGTGTCAGTAGTCAGCTAActtctcataaacgtattcatacaggggagaagccatatcactgcaaCATCTGTAACAAATCTTTCTCTCGGAGTAATAACCTAAttactcataaacgtattcatacaggggagaagccatttcactgtgtcatctgtggtaaatcattctctgaccgaAGTACTTTCATTtctcacaagcgtgttcatacaggagagaagccatatcagtgtaacatctgtagtaaatcattctctcaacaaGGTGGCTTGGTTaggcacaaacatattcattcagTTGACACACCATATTcttgtaatatctgtggcaaatcgctCTCATGCAAAAGCagtttaacttctcacaaacgtattcatacgggtgaGAAGCCATATTGCTGCAAcatctgtaacaagtctttctcTGTAAGTTGTAATCTGACtattcacaagcgtattcatagaGGAGAGACACcttattcttgtgatatctgtggtaaatcattctttcaactTGGCAACTTAGCTACCcataaacgtatccatacaggagagaagccataccactgtgatatctgtggtaaatcattctgtacaAGTTACGAATTGCttgtacacaaacgtattcatacaggagagaagccctttcactgtgatgtctgtggtacatcattctctcaaCAGAGTGCTTTAAATTCACACACGAttgttcatacaggggaaaagcgATTTcgctgtgacatttgtggtaaatcattgtctACAAATAACAAtttgactagacacaaacgtattcatactggcgagaagccatatcactgtgtcatctgtggtaaatctttctctgaccAAAGTGCTTCCAattctcacaaacgcattcatacaggagagaagccatatcagtgtaacatctgtagtaaatcattctcatgTAGTAGTGCTCTCGCTtctcacaaacgtacacatacaagaGAAAAACCATATTCTTGtaatatatgtggtaaatcattccctcgcAACACCGCTTTAActtatcataaacgtattcatacaggtgagaagccataccattgtgatatctgtggtctaTCATTTTCTGGAAGTACTTCTTTGACTatgcacaagcgtattcatacaggagagaagccatatcactgtgatatctgtggcaaatcattctctcagagtagCGCTTTAACtggtcacaagcgtattcatacagggagaagccatatcactgcgatatctgtggcaaatcattttctctaagtacttatttaattagtcacaagcgtattcatacaggagagaagccatatccctgtgatagctgtggcaaatcattctctcgtagtaGTGCCTTAActtctcacaagcgtattcatacatgAGAAAACCTTTTCTCTGTGAGTGGTGACTGAACCCTTTACCATGCAGGTTATTCTGTCgaatgtgatgtttatttattcacattattttcaactTGTCttacattatctcacagctttcaaGTTTTTACGATATGATTGTTTGTAtttaaatgacattgtagggtaggtgcaagaggccaACTCTGGCTAGTTTGACcataagatagatagaaaatttgGACCAGGTATGgccactttaaatgctaaagagctaaCCCTACAAGTAACAACATTTCTTACTTCCTACAAGGACCATAGGGGACCATTTTTGACTGTCATTGAAAATCACatttaatacaatttattttaaatatcagcAAATGCATTGAATAAAGGATTTGAAAATACAttcttttagcatttatttacatgtgaaaaatatatatctatgcacatatacttGATATGATGCTCATGATTGCACATTCAATACAGttgtagaaattgaaaagtaataAGCAGAATTGGTGAAAAATGACCGCTCGGTACTTCTGCTGTTAACTAAatgtgtatctattcatataGATGTATGACTATCAATGTGACAATTCATAAGAACAATAAGCATTTTGAGCTTCTAAAATTGTGGTAGTGTTGTGGGCTTTCTCCATGGCATTAACCAAACTATTCATCAGGGAATTGTTGTAATTGTGGAAGTTCCTTCTATACCAAAACATAAAGAATAAGGGACACTCTCTCTAACTATAAATGTAATCACACAGGAGAGGAGATAGAGCTGTGTGTGATAACAGCCTCCTAACTCCAGAGTTTATTTCACCACATCTCAGGTAACTCACCTgtgggatattttttttttattaaaagcaaCTTTTGTGTAGGTTTTAAATTTTGTCTTGCATGAATTTTAAGAATCTGTTAAAACCAAtaggtgtggccgtgtggtatgAACCTTGCTTCCTAagcaaggcggccagctggcagaaccgttagcatgctgggcgaaacgcTTTGCGGTAATTCATCTGCcgctaacgttctgagttcaaatacggttgaggttgactttgcctttaatcctttcggggtcgattaaataagtaccagttacgcactggggtcgatataatcgacttaattcgtttgtctttccttgtttgtcctctctgtgtttagccccttgtgggtagtaaagaaataggtatgaaccttgcttcccaactgcatgcttctgggatcagtcccactacatggcaccttatgCAAGTCTATTCTACTAGAACACTAAGCCgaacaaacccttgtgagtggattttttagagggaaactgaaagaaacccaacaTTTATATTTGTCTTCCTGGCTAttaatctttaaccctttcgttactaaccggctctggctctgattacaaatgtcttgtttccataagttttgaatacaaatcttccaccaaatcttagtcacaatttatgctcctaacactagctgaatgataactaagttattttactaaattctttgttatatttaaagtaattgaaagaaacagagcatctcaaaataaatacagtaacgaaagggttcaattattacaaatgagaaaatacatgaagccaagtgaaattgcaaGCACTGAAGATACTAGTTTCTCTTCCGGACCACCAGTCATTATATAAGGAATGGTCCTTACCGTTTTTgtgcagagagaaagaaggagagatggaGATGAGATCAGGACAACTGATGCTGCCCAGCACACAGAACCAAACCAGGAAGATGCTACAGAATTTCAACTGTGATACAACTTCCACCGTTCCAGATAGAGTTTGTTAAAACTTGCCAAACCTGTTACTTCACAATATGTAAGACATTtgccatgtatttttataaaggGTTGTAATAAATAAATCGCATTGAATTTACGTGGTTCTTCTTGTCATTCTTTTGTATTCGGTAACTCCAGGCAGACAGACTAGACCAGTGAATGCATAACAACACACAGGTACATCAAGATGAACCAGCCACAGTTAACTCGCAAGCAAAACTCATAACCAATGCTACAGAATTTCAACTGTGATACAACTCCCACTGTTCCAGATAGAGTTCGTTAAAACTCAACACCCCCTACACTCTAATCATGCTTCCTTTGCAGtatcctattcctttactacccacaaggggctaaacacagagaggaatcaaacaaggacagacaaagggattaagtcgattacatcgactccagtgcgtaactggtacttatttaatcgaccatgaaaggatgtcgacctcagcggaatttgaactcagagcctaacgttcctgccagctcgccacatttaCAGTATCCTGTCCCTTATATTATGACGTTTGAACCTTAAGGGTATGTCCTGgcccttgccaccatctatatctctttcttcccTTACTCAACGATCCCCATTTATGTTCTGATCCCCTCCCTAGTGAATACGCCCATCATTTTGCCACTATCTCCATCGTGTTGTCTCCCACCCTCTATCTCCTTCTCCTGCATTTCCCtcaggctgggtaaccatgtatctcctttgtggcggcacacctgtttctgtcttcattcctcatctctctctctctctctggcctggtaaacttgtacttcctctacagcaacggACAGATCACAACAACAGATGCTGCCCAACACACAGAACCAAGCCATGAACATGCTACAGAATATCAACTGTGATACAACTCCCACTGTTCCAGATAGAGTTCGTTAAAGCTTGCTAAACCTGTTACTTCACAATATGTAAGACATTTGCCATGTATTTTTATAAGGGGTTGTAATAAATAACAGTCCTAGATCTTCTTGTCATTTGTTTATACATGGTAACTCCAGGGACACCGACTACACCAGTTAATGCATGATCCAGAATgattagaatttaatttttgtcagcatcgcctgactggcgtctgtgtcggtgacacataaaagcaccaaccgatcgtggctgtttgccagcctgctctggctcctgtgccggtggcaagtaaaaatcacccactgcactcacggagtggttggcgttaggaagggcatccagctgtagaaacactgccaaatcagacaagaggctggtgcagcctctatggcttaccagaccccggtcgaaccgtccaacccatgctagcacttaaaacggacgttaaacgatgatggtgatgatgatgatatatatatatatataaacacacacgttaaTGAtgggcagaagttacagagtgacaatggccAAATTCGTGTTTCATGAGTGCCaatacatgaaactctcagcttttgacttactctcaaacttctgccgatgatatatatatatacacgtacgtataggtgtcaaaaaatctcatcacgcaatcaaaccaatgaaagagcctctacctggccgctcgacacgctaaaaatagcagccaaagtatccccctGCCAAAATCACACGTCAGATTGAATCGATCCAGTAGGCAGGGTGCACCTTTTCTACGTATGCCGAAACTACGGGGAAGTCGACTGTGCCTTTTACCGTTTcggggtcagttttgcctttcgccTTTTTTggcgggtcaataaaataaattaccagttgactactaaggttcgttagtggaggcgcaatggcccagtggttagggcagcggactcgcggtttcgattcccagaccgggcgttgtgagtgtttattgagcgaaaacacctaaaagctccacgaggctccggcaggggatggtggtgatccctgctgtactctttcaccacaactttctctcactcttacttcctgtttctgttgtacctgtatttcaaggggccggccttgtcactctctgtgtcacgctgaatatcccagagaactacgtaaagggtacacgtgtctgtggagtgctcagccacttacacgttaatttcacgagcaggctgttccgttgattcggatcaaccggaaccctcatcgtcgtaaccgacggagtgcttccatccattaagCTTCGTGTAATCGACTTAGGCACCCCCCCTCTcctcaccgaaattgctggccttgtgacaaaatgtgaaatgaatgattcatacgcatgcgcactaaaCGTATTTCCGGCTCAATTCCTGAAATCTCTGCGCACATGTCTGGTGCCAGAATTTCTCTCAATTCACTCCCAAACACATTTGTAATAGATTTCTCAACCACCTGACGCACttctaacaacaacaccatcctttataaagacatttccgtaagtattaaacaatgaaatCGTTTAATCTTTCAAT
The DNA window shown above is from Octopus sinensis linkage group LG30, ASM634580v1, whole genome shotgun sequence and carries:
- the LOC118768552 gene encoding zinc finger protein 1 homolog, translated to MENSEEPKDLTFLEDKVKKRRILSHKRDVCKKSFSEKGNLNKQKCIHTGEKPFHCDICGKSFSTNSKLTIHKRIHTGEMPFHCEICGKSFSQKMELISHQRFIQERSHFTVTSVVNRSLTVVL